GCGATGGGTTCACTTTTAGGAAGTCGATTTTGATTGGGAAAACAGAGTTGGGGCCTGCAGATGTGAGGGGAGTGATGGAGGATTTAGCTGAGGAATACAAAGGAAATGCGTACAATTTGATCACCAAAAATTGCAACCATTTCTGCAATGATGCTTGCATCAGGTTGACTGGGAATCCTATCCCAAGCTGGGTTAATCGCCTTGCTAGAATCGGTAACTCTGCTTTTtcaattaatgataaaatgggttcttttttcattcaattttgctGTTATAAGTCGCCAAAGAAACCGATAAATCAATTGCCCTTCtgaattcttctttttcttcttttacggAATATAATGGTTGAAAGTGTCAAGAAAGCAAGAACCAGAGTCAATGCTTTAGTCAGTTTTACGTTGTCCAGATTCATATTAAGTGacaaatatagatatatatttttgaaacagAGCATCCTATTCCATATCCTATGAATATATGCTTAGATATGAGTACTTcaaggaaaaattaaatctaaataacaTTCTTTGGgtttgataaaatgataaaaaaaactgCTACTTGGTAACTTGGAAACTTTTGAATGTAACAACAGAAATAATTAAGTTTCTGGTTTTTATAAGATTCCCCCAATAATTTCTGTTTTCTGAATTTGATTTTAGAGGATAATGGGGTGTATAAAGAATGACATGTACTGGTGATTGTAGGGTTCTTCTGCAACTGTGTTCTTCCGGTGACTTTAAATGCAACCAAAGTGAGGCATCACAGAATTGAAGACAAATCCAGtgaaggagaaaagaagaaattgacGAACGAATCCAACAGATTCACATCATCTTCAAATTCTTCATCGAATTCATCGCCATCCATCACTCAAAGCAGGGGTAGAAGCCGAAGCAGACGCTCACTTCCCCCTTCTTCACCATTAGTTATTGCTCCTCCGTCATCTTGATTCATCATCCTCATTATTTGAACCAAATGCTCAAAACAAgaaaagcaaagcaaagcaaatcattgagttttttttttttttcatttaaaattctTGGTGCATTTATGATTCTAACATTGTCTTGGGAAATTTTGCAGGCATGAAATCTGTACATTTGTAagttatcaattaaatttttggggctATGATTTGGATTGTGCATGCTTGTTTTGGTATTTGAAAATTCATCAATCATCCACCTCattgttatttgatttatttagagTTATAACAATATACGTATAGTAAGTCGATCTAAGGACTGAAGCCAGAAGTTTCCCATTTGACATATTTCAGAAaaagagagataagattcgAGATTCGACTTCTTTTCTTGAAACTTTTTCATATGTATAAAAAAACCACTAAAGTGTAATGATAATAAAGTCCATCTAATTTTCATTATACGTCAAGTTCAAGGTTTGCGAGCAAAAGCAGACTACCTAAACAGTGCCTCACTGCATACATTACATTTGGACCATAATCTAATTACATCATATACTTATTTTGGTTTAAGATACatccaaaataaacttttagattgggttttaacatatataatccttctttttttaaaaaaaatttcggattgcaatttttttcaaatacttGCATTTCAACTCTTGTGGTACCACTTAAGAAATATGATTgggtattttattttgattgacCATTTGTTCAATTATTAGCTGCACTGTTCATGCTTAAATACCCTAAAACAGGGGAGCATCtaatctctcttttttttttcaatctgtTGCTGTcacttttttcactttttcttttccttttgacCCCAAATCCAAAGCAAGGGCCATCTTTACCAAAATTGAGTCCCACGACACATGTTCTATAACAAGAATGCAGTGATTTTAATTGCCTTGGGTGGGTGCTTGGCCACACCAGTCAAATTTTGTCACCAAACACTGTttttctttagaaaaaaaaatgggaacTGGAAAATGATTTGAAGATTCTTTGCTTGCCAATCATGAAGTCGACACACTATTCACTCATTTCTTTATTTACTAAGGTCACTTCTGTTTTCCCTTGGAAGTGATTTTTTATCGATGTAATTCTATTACAAAATTCCGAAGAAAGGAAAGACCATGGAAGCACACCAAATAACGACTTTAGTCCCACATCTCATTTTGTTGTCCTAAAGTACTGACATTAACCCTCTGATCGTGTGAATATCACATTTAATTATATTGTCTTTGAGACCTtcatacattaataaaaaagtcGATTGCAATTTATTGCTAAAACTAACCTTATTATCATTTGGCTTTTAAAGTaagataacaaaaatataaattttattaattcatagaGTTATTGACAACTTAAATCTCAAGATTTATAAGTCTTTCGTTATTCTTGTACTTTAACTTCTTTTGTATGTAATTTCCTcaaaaaaaaatgtatgtaataataataataataataataataaccaccTCAGACAAACATTTTTCTACATTATGCTTTTACTTGTACAGACTCCAATAATTGATGGATGTTATACTTTTAGTTAGCTGATTAATAACATTATCATTATAGCAACTCTTTTACTTCTGCACTACCCTTCATGAAAGCCGACATCAAAACCTTCCACCTTGTTGATGCTATAACTTAAAGCATACATCTCTCTctctccatatatatatatatagagagagataATTATAGATACTCGACCAAGAAAAAAGCCATATATATACgtttagataaaatttaggCTTAAATAAACTTCAAGAACACAAATTGATCCCAAGTAGCTAAggatttagtgaatttttttcaGTTGTCTGAGAGTAGGAAAAATTATTACAATCTCGATATCgatattttgaatgcccacctCTTAAGAGAAACTAAAAGAACCAACAGGACTAAATCATGGGTTATTATTACCTTACTTTTGTCACAGATAAGTTTgtgattgatttgttttgttAGCTGTGTTAGATACAAAATTCCAACCACCCAAATCCTCCAAAAATAAATGTCCTCTTTCTTTTCAATTGAGCACCAAGCAGTTATCTGAAGCAAATGGCAAAACTTTACAGCACAAGGACACCATCAAAGTTTACTCCTATTGAGATGACCACACTTGTCTTTAAATAAATGGATACAAGCAGACATATGGGCACAAGGAAAACCATCCAATTTATGCATTATTTTTGCATTTGGTTAAAATCCAAATCATATGCTCCAAAAAGGGTTACCTCAAGTTTGATTACCCATGACAAATTTGAGGTCCTTTTCATAAGCATGATATGTTGCCATCAAGCATAAATCTTATCAAGGCATGAGCATGCGAGGCAGGCAGAGCTGTTTCTATACATGCAAACACTAGGAAAGGTACACTTCATGTACACACTACACTTACCAAACACGATGCCCAAAAGCTTGTTCGGAAGTGCCCTAAGGAAGTTTTCTAACTCATAATGCTGGTTGCTGATGGTTGTCCAATATAGGCACATAAATAGTAGTGATTtatgatatatacatatatataccttaGACAATGAGGATGATCTTGACAGTGCTGTATGAAAGAAATATGACCAATTTCAATAGACTTTTTGAGTGGATGATGTGATAATCAGAAAAATGTTGCTACAATCCATTCTTTAAGGATCATCCTCAAACCTCAACGGCTGCAGGTGTTTAGCATCATTAGCTTGCACGCCTACAATGAAGCCAATACCTGTCACAACAGACTGAGGAGACAGGGGAACCAATTGCAGGGAGATTTTGTCATGTAATAGCTTGTTGCTAGTTCCACCAAGATATTCTATGCAAGAATAAAATTACCTTCTTGGGAAACGTAGCTGAATTTATATAAAtgggataaataaataaataaaaaatcagacAAACCTAACATCTCTTTAATcacataaataattttgttcataataaaacatcataatCCAACAGTTTTGAATATGAAGACAGAAATACGATTCAACATATTAAGATTGTCTCCTGCATATTTGTAACACAAAGAAAGTAATTTTGGAAGGTAAGTTTTGGAGAAGACCTTCATGTTTTGATgtaaaaagatataaaagatCAGCTGGATAGCATGGTTCTGCAATTCGGACATTCCTGACAACAGATCATGCAgaatattttttgattaaataatgGTAAGCTTAAATTCAAGTCAACTTTATTATGCCTCCAAAAACGAAGAAAATCATATAAGGCTCTAGAGAAAGGGACCAAAGAAAAGGAGGaggtttaaactttaaaaaaaaaaaaaaaacctgctTTAATACTGGAGTTTACAGCTGAGAATCAAGTTGACCAAAGCTAATAAGACATTAGCTCTGTTTCGCCTGCATCCATTCTACAAAATTGTCCAGGACCAATGGCCAAGCAAGGTCTGGATCATAATTACTAAGGTCTGGGAAACTTATCTGCTAacataaaatggaaaatgtaaGAGCACTTGCACAATTATTGACATGAGGATCCCCAACAAATAATGGTGCAAGGATGCAAGTGGCAACTCAGTTTTCGTTGGAACTATAAGATTATATCCCCATGCATTTCTAGTTCCCTACCTATCTGATGATaaacaatagaaaaatagtAACACTATTACATACATTTATGATTGAACTGCAATTTGCAACAACCCGTCATTTATAACATTTAACTGCAAAGATCAACAGTTTCCTACCATTTATTTTGTCTCAATTTTTATGCCAAAGAGAGTTATTCTCTGTATTGATTTCCATGTTTGCAAGAAAAAGTAAACCAAGCAATTTAGAAATCAGTTCCAGCCCAAAATATATGTACTTTTATCAATAAATGaagaataattacaaaaaatggatgaaagaaaatgaaaagaacgAAAAAGTGATAAATAAAACTCTCATGAGAAAGGATTTAATTTTAGCCACAACCTGCAGGATGAGAGGGAACCCTCTTTGGTCTTCTCTCTTATATTAGTCTATAAGTATGCCAAGGAGATTCTGCCACACACTACCAATTGACATTATGTCTTCATATAACTAAGAACGTTATCTAAAAGATTTTagtataattcaacaagtttattCCAggaaaaattcttatttttttaattaaagtgatatCTGTCTGAGCCTGACATGACATTTAAAGAATTATTTGCTGACCCTATTTTTTATGGTAGAGCATCTAAACATGGGGAGCACAATAAAAAGTTCCATAACAAGGATAAACTGTGACGTACCTCATTGCAGAATCGAAAAAAGCCCATCCATTGATCCAAGTTTATGACCTTATAATCGCTCTGAATCTACATTAAGAAAACAAGCATGATATGAGGCATATtttctcttcctctttttttGAGGTTAGGATAGAAGGGTAAGTTCAGAATTATAGCATCACAATAACAACAGGCAACTTACTCCGTAATCTAGTTTATAGAGTTTTTAGATTCATTTCTACACCTTTTGATCTAAAagattaaacatttaaattagAGGATTAATCCTATTTTCTGAAGAAACTTTTAAAGAGTCCATCTGTATAACAATGTTCCCCAATCTGATAACAGACTTAAAAGACTTTCTAACATATTCATATACATTTATACAATCCTAGAAGCTAAAACTGAAATGAACTCATCCCCCAAAATAACAGATAAAGTTGTGCCTGTATAAACAGCATCATaaaggaaatgaagaaaataaagtataaaCAGATGCAATCCCAGAGGTCAAATGCAATAATTGTCACAACTCACCTTCAAATACTCAATAAAATAGTCAACCTGTGCACGGAATTGGGATCCTAAAACAAGATCCAACAATTGACATATGCTTTCTATATCTATACTCTTTTGTTTCTCCTCTGCAGCAGTAAATTTGAGAAAGTAAGTAGGGGCTCAACCAGGAAAAAGGGACAAAGTGTAAACATCTAAGCAACATGCCACATTATTACTATAATACCTGTCAGGCAATAGCAGAATGAATAGGAATAGAAATCCACAAAGTTTGATGGTCTCCTGACCTATTTATAATATGAAAAGAGAGCATCACCACTTTTGCAGAATTTTCCACCATAATAATCATACATATGTAACAAGTCAATTGACCTCAGGTAGCAAGCAGTTCAGAAATTTCTACCTCTTTTTCTAGCTCAGGGAGGGCCTTCCTTAATTTACTTACAGTATCAACCCTCAGTGCTTTTAATCCTCTTCGCCATTCCTCctataaagataaaattcaaaTGTCATTTTCAACAGAtaatttaactacaaaaatgtacaataacataaaaatacatagaGAAAGATTGGGATCTAAGGAACAAGTATGTTGCTGGTTACACAGTACAATGAACCAGCCAACCTAAATCCAGGCTATCATGATACTCTTAATGAGGATCATAACTGTATTGAGAAGAAGAAACTCAACTCAACTcaacttatatattatttagtaaaAACTGAAGTATTTTCACAAGTCTTGGATATCATGATCAAATTACAGGTACTAgaacatgatcaaaatgaatacaATAAAGATCCAAAATGACAATTAACAAAACAATAGATGAAAACAGAAATCCAGGCATCGCCATACAGCCTACATGCCAACGTCAACCTAAAATGGGAGACTGGAAACTTATAGCTATTAATATGACCACACCATggtaaagaagaaaaataaaaagagggcACAGGAGCTGAtagaaattttatgttaaacagttaaattataaaagtaaatggagaagataaacaaaaaaatttaccagGGTAAAGTATCCTTGTTTTTCGGCTTTCATTTTCCTGACACATACACACTAGTTTCAACAAAAAAGCTTAGAATAAAAGTTACAAATGAGTCACTGGACGAGTTTATATAACAGTTACCAAGCAAGCATCAAGATCCTAACATCTGTGTGATCAACTTCCATGTCTGAACATAGAGTCTCAATCCCTTCTGGGCTGTTCAAATAGTGCATCATAACATTAGAATGCATGTCAAAATAGTCAAGAAGCACTTCAGTTTCATAATGGCGATACTAGTAAAAGCAGTAATTCAACATGCAGCTATCAGCATTCTTATTTTAGCTTTGCTTTGAAAATCTTTCCACGGTATTAAAAATTTGTAGAATAAAGATAACGATATTTTTGTGAATGACCTCAGAACTAATTCCATTATTATCTGGGTACTTATATTCTATGGTGCTCTAACTTTTCAATTCCTAGAGTACCCACATTCAACACATGTAATATACATAAGTATGGAATTCCAACCTTCTAggggaaaacatagaaaagatGATCCCAATCCTTGTTGGGAAAATACCTATATCTGGCACTGACTACTGAGTCCAAGCAACATGAGCATTTGGCTAGTGAGAAAAACTAGTTAGCCAAACTTGTTACTTGTTAGCTATTGGGGTTGATCAATCATCCAATCTTTCTATAAACTGATACAAGAAAATTACCCTTTAAATTCTCTAATCAGAAAACCGGTAGTGTGTACCACAGAAAAATATACCCTACATTACAACTTCCTgtagagaaaataaatcccATAGTCATGactaaaagaaagaatatttgTCATGCTCCaaagcttacttgtttatttttagattaCCTTTCgtcaatattgaaaatttaagaacTTAAACCTTCtgacaaataattttgaaattggaaCTTAATACcatataaattgaaaatctaaatggaaatttatcaaacatataAGCTATTGCTTATATGCACATAAAGTCCATTCAAGCAGTAATTTTGGAACAAGAAGGGATAAACTCAATCAGCATATCAGTTATCTGATCTAAAAGATTTAAACTTCACAGCACATTGACACTTTCAGTCATCACAAGCTCACATATCAGACTGTGACTAGGATTGTGAACAACTATATGAAAGATAAGCGTGCAAAGTCTCACATGGATTGATCACTACTACACATAAATAACAAGATGAGATAATTATGCAGGTTGGATGACGTTTcctcaaaattacaaaattttaaaatgaaaaattatatttgaaaaatatggttggatctaacatatttatttatgaaaaatccATATAACTACGAAATTCTCCAAAATTAAACCCATTTCCCCTTACTCATTGTTAATATCCAAATTGCAAATTCACTTATTAAATTGGATATTCCACTGAGCACTTACTCAATCATACCAGAAGACCTATTggcaaaagaataaaataggtTGTCAATCCGCTCCATCTCTTTTGAAGATGCCTTACTTGAAGCTGAGAAATATGAAACACAGTTTCAAGTCATTAGTTAGAAAACCTTAGAACAGCTTTGCCAatacatttgaaaaataaataactttaaaacattcaaattacATAGTCTACCATAGTGTCTAGTTTGATGAAAGATTAGGGGGTTTACCTAATCTTTCAGGGTAAGCTTCAGTAAATATGTTAAAGGGAGACCAAGTGACACTGAAACCAAGATATGTGAAAACCCCAAAAtctctaaataaataaatatttaatctcCTAAATCTCTAAGTTGAGCAAGTCCACAAGAGAACATGTTACTGATGTAAATacagtaaaataatttatcctACTACCTCTAATCAACTTGTGACTAGCATCAACTATGATGGTTgctaaagtttaaaagaaatataaacttctaaaaactaattaaaaattcgGTTCTACATGTTTTATCTAACCAAAtctctaaataaataaatatttaatctcCTAAATGAACTTCTAATTAAgataaatttctaattaaactatcccaataaataataattaagtagttttatttacaatatatttctaataattaaatataaaactccTTTAAATAATAGAAACCCTAAACTAAGATAAACCTCTAGATTCCTAATTAAACTTGTATCACCAAGTTAGAACCACAGTTAGGAGTATCTTGAGGACTAAGCATTAGGATTATCATCATCGGCATCTGGACTGGAATGCATGCATGGCATAGCAGATTAGGTTTCTGAACTCAAAATTTTGTATAGTTTTAAAACGAACCCTTATTTATGACagttttctatctttttttgttctttgacAATTCTTTACCGCATGATTTTTTTAACAGTTAATTAAGCATTCAACTAAATGAGTaagctttttcattttttaacagTTCAGGTTTCATATCAGTCTCTATTTCTAacttcaattgaaaaaaaaattactaacgTGTTGTCTCATACTCCTACGAAGAACTGCTAATCCTATCTCCAGCTCCTTAATCAGAAAATCTGCAAGACATAAATCAAAGCTTGATAGAATCATCTTTGAAACTAATTTTGATCACTTCTCATCAAATCCTTATTGCTCATCTTTCCCTCCTAGTATATTTATCACTATTATCACTTTCCTGGGTTTTCGTTTTCATATATCACAACATAATCTATCAGCATCTTTTCAACTCAAACTTTAAATTGCTTGAACCTTTGCTGGGGCGCCCACCTTGCCAACAGATAGTAGATATACCATAGATGCAGCACATACTGATAACAAGACAGAATTCTTTCTCAATTACGGCCAGtgattttgcaaaaataaaaattttaacttctcaTACTGGACCTGATTTTGAACAGGGTTTTAAGATTTAACTACCTTAAGAAGACTGCATTCACGCAAAATCTATCCTTAAGGATTTTGCTTCATTTTTCAGCGTCTCTAGCTAAACCTAATTTTCAAACTCGGTTTTATTAACTACCTTAAGAAGACTGCATTCAAGCTATAATCTACCCTTAAGATTGACATGTATTCTCTTTAAGGTTCTAAGGCGTTTGTTTTCACCTATCGTATCTAAagatttattcttttaatttcccAATTTCGTACTCTTTAGAATCATGTCTTAGGAGAACTAATTTCAAAATCAGACCTCAATCTCTTTACTCGGTTAACTTTTTTCCTGATAGCTCATCATTATCCACAAAATCCACTAGAACtactttctctctctctctctcttttctatttaacaagttaactttctttcttctacaAACACGATCTTAGCTTATGCAAAATTGAATCGCTTTACAGAAATCAAccagagaaataaaagaaaaaataaaatttaacaatctaACAAACAGTGAAAAATgtttgaaacaaacaaaaaaaaagacaaaggaaaaaagaaatcaaaagctGAATGTCcaacaaaatttagaattaaagaaagaagagaaagaggGAAGTACCGGTGCGAAAGATATCGGAGGGAGAACAGGAAATCGGGTTGGTTGAATTGGGTTGACCCGTTTTTTTGGATGCATAAGCAGAGCGACGCATCATAAGCACAAACCAAAGATTATCTAAGCTTCGTCGCTCaacaaaattataactaaacAAGCGAAGCTTTGCCTTCACTAGTTTGTTGGTTGTTTTGATTggtagattttctttttctttctttctttatttattatttttaaggtttcgAAGGTCCTCTGTCGACTGAAatgtaatttagtcattttctttttccaaaggAGATTACTTTTGACCCCTTTTTTTCGATTAAAATAAGTTGTCATTCGCTTGTTACCTTTGCCTGGCcgctatatttttaatatgtcgGTAGTAGTTTAGTAATGCTTGAAATCCGTCCTAAGTCTCTACATCCttcctaattttaaaattttaatattatttttaagaatttctttttatttttccaaatttaaatttaattattattaaattttaaaatttaacctcaattattaatatcattaaaattattttgttatattcatgtttattataatattatttttaattatatgattaataagtgaattattttaaattcaaaatatcatattaacaaatttaacaatgttaataattaaacctaaaatttaaaatctaaataataaatagactaaattcataaaaattaaaagtagatgaagaaaaataaaaaattaaaagattaaaaagcttgtggtatatttaaaataattcgaTAGTCTTAGGGTGGCTCTCGCTTACATTCAGATGAGTTTTAAATATCACTAAAGTttgacttaattttaattattttattttgcaaaccACATGTTACAATTTTACAACTGATATAAATAAAGAGAGTTTTGGGtgttattttaccctttattaTACGTTagcttgtttctttttcttgctTTATAATTCTGGTCTTGCGTCGATATTGTTTGGAgttatcattaattttataacatcGATTAGATTCTAATTTTAGAGATttgattttaagttgaaaactgaaaataaaactttaaagttTCTGTTATACTAATATTAACTTACGTAcctatatgtattttttaatttaatgaaactGATATATAGGGTCTTTAATCTTTTATCCAAACCCTCAATATTTATTCTTCACTACAACACCATACGTGGCAAGTTTGTATTTAAGcagtataaaagttaaaatatcatcatattaataataattaaattattaaaatagattttaaataaaatttcaatagaaattaatgttaaattttatttgtggcAGTTACATTATATACGGTAAGTATAAGCCAACTCAATGAACCATATTTTTCCGATAAGTGTCATATATAGTAtagattataaatttttaattaattaaagataaaaatacacccaagaaaataacaataaattatgatgtaaaataaataaaatattaatcttcCGGGAGAAACATGAGTTTGGGCTTTAAAAAGTGCTATCAAAGATGTGGTCTAACTCAGGCCAGGCCCGATATCCATAAAATATTGCAAGATGAAAGGGTTACAGACACGGTCATCTGGTGTGGCGTCCATCGAACGCAACGCGGCCTCTCCGTTAACCTACACCGCCTCGCACCCCAACCAGCGACTCTCGAGTCTTTCTCACAGATATATAGATATTTATACacacgcatatatatatatatatattccatctACTCTT
This sequence is a window from Gossypium raimondii isolate GPD5lz chromosome 5, ASM2569854v1, whole genome shotgun sequence. Protein-coding genes within it:
- the LOC105767777 gene encoding uncharacterized protein LOC105767777 produces the protein MMRRSAYASKKTGQPNSTNPISCSPSDIFRTASSKASSKEMERIDNLFYSFANRSSGMIDPEGIETLCSDMEVDHTDVRILMLAWKMKAEKQGYFTLEEWRRGLKALRVDTVSKLRKALPELEKEVRRPSNFVDFYSYSFCYCLTEEKQKSIDIESICQLLDLVLGSQFRAQVDYFIEYLKIQSDYKVINLDQWMGFFRFCNEISFPDLSNYDPDLAWPLVLDNFVEWMQAKQS
- the LOC105767778 gene encoding deSI-like protein At4g17486 isoform X2, encoding MGMLIGLDLGFIILVFKFYEGADCWVIWVAVHGVEYAFGAHEYPTTGIFEAEPKQCDGFTFRKSILIGKTELGPADVRGVMEDLAEEYKGNAYNLITKNCNHFCNDACIRLTGNPIPSWVNRLARIGFFCNCVLPVTLNATKVRHHRIEDKSSEGEKKKLTNESNRFTSSSNSSSNSSPSITQSRGRSRSRRSLPPSSPLVIAPPSS
- the LOC105767778 gene encoding deSI-like protein At4g17486 isoform X1; the protein is MLCRKNSSCEETGSVPVYLNVYDLTPINGYAYWFGLGVYHSGVQVHGVEYAFGAHEYPTTGIFEAEPKQCDGFTFRKSILIGKTELGPADVRGVMEDLAEEYKGNAYNLITKNCNHFCNDACIRLTGNPIPSWVNRLARIGFFCNCVLPVTLNATKVRHHRIEDKSSEGEKKKLTNESNRFTSSSNSSSNSSPSITQSRGRSRSRRSLPPSSPLVIAPPSS